One genomic region from Hydrotalea sp. encodes:
- the aroQ gene encoding type II 3-dehydroquinate dehydratase: MSKTPTILVLNGPNLNMLGKREPAIYGTATLDEIILGLTAEAKKSGVDIMHQQSNAEHELVEAIQTASRNNNIKGIIINAGALTHSSIALHDAIKLSGLPTVEVHLSNVFAREEFRHHSYISAVARAVIVGAGSDGYHFALQFLIKLPNDKD, from the coding sequence ATGAGCAAGACGCCGACCATATTGGTTTTGAATGGCCCCAATTTAAACATGCTGGGCAAGCGCGAGCCGGCGATTTACGGCACGGCCACGCTGGATGAGATTATTCTTGGCCTGACCGCCGAGGCAAAAAAATCCGGGGTTGATATCATGCACCAACAAAGCAACGCCGAACATGAATTGGTTGAGGCTATCCAAACCGCCAGCCGCAATAATAATATCAAGGGGATTATTATCAACGCCGGTGCCCTGACCCACAGCTCCATCGCCCTGCATGACGCGATAAAATTGTCGGGGCTTCCCACCGTCGAGGTTCACCTGTCAAATGTTTTTGCCCGCGAAGAATTTCGCCATCATTCTTACATCAGCGCGGTGGCGCGCGCCGTGATTGTTGGCGCGGGGAGCGACGGGTATCATTTCGCCTTGCAATTTTTAATAAAATTGCCTAATGATAAAGACTAG
- the accB gene encoding acetyl-CoA carboxylase biotin carboxyl carrier protein, whose protein sequence is MADKKNKNNNFAELTAIVELMESKDLSVVKIKTGDSMIEVERGTRMMGVQMAPSMAAPMAMPTTPVAAMATAGPTVPVADNADAVKSPVVGVVYLAPKPGEPNFIKVGDKVKQGAVLMIVEAMKVMNQIVAPRAGTVTAIMVGNEDPVEFGQPLVTIV, encoded by the coding sequence ATGGCTGATAAAAAAAATAAAAATAATAATTTCGCCGAGCTGACTGCCATCGTTGAATTGATGGAAAGCAAGGACCTATCGGTGGTGAAAATAAAAACCGGCGATTCGATGATAGAGGTCGAACGCGGCACGCGCATGATGGGGGTGCAAATGGCGCCCAGCATGGCCGCGCCAATGGCCATGCCCACCACCCCCGTGGCCGCGATGGCGACAGCGGGCCCAACCGTGCCAGTCGCCGACAATGCCGACGCGGTGAAATCACCGGTGGTTGGCGTTGTTTATCTTGCCCCCAAACCGGGCGAGCCAAATTTTATCAAGGTCGGCGATAAGGTAAAACAAGGGGCGGTGTTGATGATTGTCGAGGCGATGAAGGTCATGAACCAAATTGTCGCGCCACGCGCCGGCACGGTTACCGCCATCATGGTCGGTAACGAGGACCCAGTCGAATTTGGTCAGCCATTGGTAACCATTGTTTAA